GTGTACTAAATGGTTATACAGCTGGATTTTTCTTGTTGGTTTCCAGGGTTACCAGTCGCTACGGCAACTCGTCAAGCTGTCGAAGCTGGAGATACCTGAGGAGATCACCAAAGTCATTGAACCCATCAAAGACAACGACGCTGCTATCCGTAACTATGGCATCCATCAGGCGGTGGAGATGTGCCGCGTGCTGCTGGACAGCGGGAAGGTTCCAGGTCTCCACTTCTACACTCTGAATCGAGAAGTTGCCACCATGGAGGTTCTCCGACAGCTGGGACTCTGGATCGAGGACCCCAGGTCAGCTCAGAAACACTTCATTTTCCAGCTgcttccacctcctcctctctgtttaTATTCTGTGAACAAAAAGAGGATAATAAAGATTTGCACACCTGCCTGAGTCCTGTTTAACGAGGCTTCCCAGCGTGTTAGATTAGTTTGAAAATGGTTCCGGTCTCAGAGCTTGTTTCCTGTCCCAGACGGCCTCTTCCCTGGGCCACGAGTGCAAATCCTAAACGGAAAGTGGAGGACGTTCGGCCCATCTTCTGGGCCTCCAGACCCAAGAGCTACATCTACAGAACCCAAGACTGGGACGAGTTCCCTAACGGCAGATGGTAGATTTGATCGCACACTGATTCTGACCTTGAAttactttatttgtaaataaatgctATATgaagagttttatttagcttcagTGGGCGATAATGTAAAGTTTGCTCTTTGTGAAGCTGTGTGTCCTGCTGTTGTCTTCAGGGGAAACTCTTCATCTCCAGCTTTTGGCGAGTTAAACGACTACTACCTTTTCTACCTGAAGAGCAAATCATCAAAAGATGCACTTCTGCAGATGTGGGGTGAGGAACTGATGAACGAACAAAGCGTTTATGAGGTTTTCACCTGCTACATCACATCACAGCCGAACCGAACCGGACACAAGGTACATGAGCCGGGCTCGATGTCTGATGACGTTCCctaaataaactgtgtttttcccctgtctgttctgctgctgctgtccatgTTCCTTCAAGTGAGTTTCTATCACTGATTAGACGTTTTCTCTACGTTACGTTTCTGTTAGGCTAGTTGGGTCAACTGTGTTCAAACTGAGGCGATTCCTCATGCCGGGTTTAAATAAATCGGATGTAATATCAGAATTGAATCCATCTTATGTGTCAGATTACAGCTCCACTCCTGCAGCCTTGCAGCGGCAGTATCAGCAGTACTGACCTTGCTAAACAGCAGTTATATAATCACTATGCTTACATGAGTTGCATATAGACATAAGCTGCGTTTCCATCACCCCTAGACCTGCACACAACCTAAAGATCACAATAAAACAGAGCTAGTTgaaacacctacatttagaTTAATGCTCTCATGAAgtgtttttcagacatgtcgATATATCATAAAAGTGTaaaggaaacacttttttttgcatttacgcGTCACCTGGTGTGACGTTGGAGGTCACgcgaccagttcatttcaagtaaagatgcaCAGCATGTATGGACGGAGGAGGAAATGGAAatctttttagaaataattaaagagaaaaatatgacaGTCAtgcttgatagcaaacaacagcgaaatgcagagttttacaaggaATTAGAAATCTTCCTCCTCAACGTGGAGTCTGGTGGACGGGATTTTACGAGAATTGCAGCTAATGTGCTAAACGccattcagtggaaacacctgcaaatagCAGCTGTACTTTGTCAAAGttttagaaatatcgcttttattttgagaaaactttaatggaaacgcagctacaGAGAAGCATCCGTTGCGGTCTTCTTTGAagatttagctttttgttttttatttttatttttttggcaaaTTAAATTCTAATTGACTgcaaaagtttttgtttttttttgctgatggTCTGCTCTCAGCAGGTTGTGCTTGGGGcattaaacaaaaattattcTAGCAAGGCAACATGTGGGAGGTATTTCCTTCCTTCACAGATGATTTATCAAGTCTgttctttttcctcattctttGCTCATATTTAAATACAGTATTCCCAGTAAAGCTGCTgttgttcacatttttttctgtctttgttgttAGGCACAAAATGACTCTGAAATTGGATCTGATGATAACATGTTGATGTCGCTGCAGTCACTTTCAGGTTGCTGCTGTAATTTTAGAAGCTCAGCACCCTCATAGACAGCATCTGTGCTGGGACTTAAAAAGCATTCACACCTTTTTCATTCGTATCCTAGTCCGTCTGTGGAAAGGTCCACACTGATTCGGATCAAAGAAGCGGACTCAGTCCGCCTACAAACGTGAATCTCAATCCGTTTTAAATGGGACAgatacaggaagcagactacaggAGAAAGTGCATGGTGGGTTCAGCGcatggcattgtgggtaaacacaaccaaaacatacatATGTGTGGAGCGATAGGCGGCTCTGGACAGGAGAAATAACTGGTGATCAGACGTGGAAGAATTGGGTAAAAGTTATGATAGAATTCCGATCAACCTAAGGCCTCTTGGATCTGATGCGCCTCCATATTTAGTTGCTATTTACTAAAAATCAAAGCTGGTCTGTTCACTTCTGCATTCTGACTAGGGGTGGTGAATTTAATCGTTTCTACGATGCATTGTGATGTGGACGATTCTGCGTTGGTGCAGCAACAGAACATAattgatgataataatgatgaattCTGCCGTCGCTTGCGTGTCTGGCTAACCCAGCTGCAACAGCTCGGCAGATCTGAGGCTGAATCCGTGTTGAAACCTTTActtaggaaaactgtaaaactaagcaaGCATACAGAAGATACATCAGTACCTCACTGGTAATACATTCATTGTCTCAGAGAAATCACGTAAGATTTGaatctgtgtaaaatgtgtaaaagacTATAAGTTAAGTTAACATCTATGTAAATTACCATTGGCAAGCTAGTGGTTACCATGCATCCATTATCTGTCTGAACTGACTACAGAAAcactgaagggacaaaacacactgcAAGAAATTTTGACAATTTTGACTTGGACTCGCAATCAAgacttaaaatatttattgggTCTGCAAGTACTGgatctaaattatttaaaatactgagttttttttattattattattaaattttaaaatgttccaaATCAATATTTTCTGTATTCATCCTGCAGAGTCATTTCAAgccatttaaatgaaatataaagaTTTTCTGATGCACTAGCGCAGGATCACCAACTTTGGCCATGTGACCACTGTCATGCAGATTTTACACGTttacctgctccaacacacttgagtcaaattattaatgtgtcGTTAAGAGGCCAGAACTTGTCCAGAACCTGAAAACAAGCTGTCActggatcaggtgtgttaaagcaggatgtctaaaacctgcaggacaggtggtGATAAAGTGCTTCATATTAGTCTCTGCATTCTGGAAAAAAATCTATGAACTGCAGttttactattttcattttctcagtgggtccagatggatttcggttcacattaaaaactcttggataaGTAATTTTAAGATGATATTtattaatctgaataaaattCTATGTTCATCTCCAGGTTTTCCAAGACAGAGTATTTCAGTTTAGGCTAAAGATCAGtgctgttactaaatgctggtagaGAAAGGATGAGTAcggattttaaattatttggataTTATAATACATCTTCTAAGCAGACCGGACGGCAGACGTCACATGGCAGGTTACTCATTACAAACAAGTGTCCTgcgacttgacttggacttgagttCAAAGACTTACACAACCTTTACACTCGCAGTGCGAGTTTAAATTCAGCTTAAAGCTATATTTACTTGTAAAAAGGGGCAAAGCTGAAACCAGCAGCCTCCTAATAAACCACAGAACCATTGTTCACATGTAAAAACTACTTTTCCTTGTTTGCTAGGTGATGTGTTTACCGTGGAACGATGAGCCTCTGGCCCCAGAGACCAACCTGATGAAGGACGAGCTGGAGAAGGTGAACAGGCGAGGCGTCCTCACCATCAACTCTCAGCCCAGCATCAACGGCAAACCATCCACAGACCCGGTGGTCGGCTGGGGACCTCCAGGGGGCTACGTCTTCCAGAAGGTGGGAACTCTTGTTTGTATCCAGATTATGAAGGAAGCTTCTGTTGTCTGATCTGTTGCTTCAGTGTTCATGTTTGTCATCCAACAGGCCTATCTGGAGTTTTTCACTTCCAGTGAAAATGTGACAGCTCTTCTTAAAGTGATAAAGAAATACGAGCCCCGCGTGAACTACCACATTGTTAACGTACATGTAAGTTTGAGCAGCAGCAGTTCTGTCAGTGTGTGCGTGACCAGCACATCAGCATGAATATTTGTGTGCAGGGACGTAACATGACCAACGCCCACGAGATGCAGCCCAACGCTGTGACGTGGGGGATCTTCCCAGGCAGGGAGATTGTTCAGCCAACTGTAGTGGATCCAGTCAGCTTCATGTACTGGAAGGTAAGATTGTCCCGTCTTTCTTCAGAAATCGGGAATATTTGGCCATAATTCTCCAGAACAGTAAGCTCCAAGTTTAAAGggaaacaaaactttttataaaagttatcagtttatttattcttaatgcCCATTATTGGATGTGGATTTACATCTTGGTCCGTGTCAGACTGAagtatattttactgtatatgCCACTGTCAATCACACGGGGCCAGCTTGTGATTGACAGGTCCTCATCATATGTTAATGGATTTCATTAATCAGGGTCTTCTAACTAATCTTTTAAATTCTTTCATAAGTTGTCCTTTCATAAGCTATTTTTTGTGTAAACATGTTAGTAGaaattgtttcttttcttttacattgttAAATATCAGTCGCTTTCTAAGTTAGAAGGAGGAGCCAGTCGGCCCTACTTTGCAGGTAAATGCCAGGTCATGAGACTTACAGGTCGTGtgcagagacagacaggtgagacagagtcgaggaaaaatgacaaagtaatgaaactaaataataatattaaagctCAGCCTTCTCTATCAGCTGCAGTAGGCTAAACATGGGTGATAACTGATGACGTTACATGACCACGTAGCATAATCCAATAAATATCATCAACTGTCATCCATAGAGGACATGATGCATGATGTCTGTTTTGTGGTCAACAAAGAAAGTTCACTTCCAAGCTTCTTATAAACATGGAGTTGCAGTTACATCTGCAGTGAAACATGTTTGTCCTCATTTTCATATGAcgcacttttaaaacaatagcAGGTCCAGTTCCTACAAAACCACCCGTTCCCCTCACCCAGCCTGTCCTCGTGTTTCCTCAGGACGAGGCCTTCGCTTTGTGGATCGAGCAGTGGGCGAAGCTCTACGAAGACGAGTCGCCTTCACGAATGATCATCAAATACATCCACGACAACTACTTCCTGGTCAACCTGGTGGATAATGACTTTCCTCTGGAGAACTGTCTGTGGCAGGTCATCGATGATATGTTTGAGCTGCTGGATGCGCCTCTAGATCCACTCAGCGACGTGGCAGCCTCTGAATAAGCTCATTTCAATTCatcgttttttaaaaaaaaagaaataacactACAAAACTGGTTTTGTGTTATCGTAACAGGTGCCTTTTTATATAGAGATTTTAGtatgaaatgtaaataactgcattttaatgcttttttagGTGTTTGTGGGTATTTGGGGTGAATAGGAAGCATTATGGGAAATAAGCTGTCCTGTCTCACCTGAGTGAGATGAGGAACTTCATCCTATGCATTTCTCAGCTGATAAAttgcacattttattgtcaaaaaACTGATTTTTGATTTAATGAACAGCAAACAACAAAAGACCTCACTAAATGACATCATGGCCCTTCATAATGTGCTTTTtcctaaataaatgaattttatGAGAAAACGTTGGATTTAGTTGAATGTTAAGTTTTTATCGTGTGTGCCGCCTGATGTAGTTCACTGTTGATGCAGATTTGATGTTTGAGTGATGCTGAGTGTCAAACACTATTCACCTGCTGCCtcatttgttttaaaggtgCATGACCTTTTTGCTTTGGATATTTCTGCATACATATGATCAAAAGTCTTGTTTCAGatacagcaaatataaaaactatGCTGATGAAACAACTATTTTTTATATGGTTAATGTGATCACAAAACATATTAAAGTATTAAAATTTCCCTCTTTTAATGTGACCGATATGTACAATTcagttgaaaaacaaacaaatctggTTTGgagagataaaaaacaaaagaaaatgtacaatTACCTGGTTGCATAAGTatgaaaacacttaaaataataCTGCTGAAGTATTTGATGATTGAATTTTAATCACAGCATACATAGCGTACACACCTGCCATCAGTTAACCCCAAATATAAAATTCACATGTATATTTTCCTGCtacagtgtgtatatatatatatatatatatatatatatatatatatatatatatatatatatatatatatatatatatatatatataatgtatataaaatTCTCCTGTGGAGGTTTAAAGATCAGGTCACATCACAGAGCATGTGTCACAGCATATAACATGATGGAGATTTTCCACTCAGTATTTCAAAAGCTGAACAAGCAAATTATGACTACACAGATGAATCGCACGAGGTGGTTGCGTGAGACTTTTGACCTACATCCCAGATGGAAAGATAGTGAACTGTGGCCGCGGGTCGAGTAACAGATGATCTAACGTTGTCACAGTCATGTATGAATAAGCAGAAGGTTTGTGAGTCACCTCACTGATGGGGAATTTAGATTCATcttgattaattttttattttatttaaaagcccAGTGTTAATTCAGCTTTCCAACCTGAGCCTGGACAGACCTACTTACTAAGGTTTCTTTGCAACAAGCGGAagatagtttgtttttcttgtttttgttgaagATGTGCTGTGAATTCCCAAATTCAGGCTTTGTTGTCTGCTCACAGCATCAGCTCATTAgatgttttttagttttctcaCATTAAACTAGATGTAAATTATGACATTAATGTCTGCTTATTTCTCAATAGAAAGTTAACAATTAGCAAATACAATCAAATCTAGTCTCAGATACGTTGATGGTGTGGTAGGTCTCCAGGATTCGAACCTTTGCTTAGACGCTGTGGGATGATGTGAAGAGGTCTCCAAACATGATGATGAAAGTTCAGCTGTACCGTAAAAATCTGCATAGTTAAAGTCTAACCTGGACTATAAGGACTAAGACAGAGTACAGTCCCAGGCTAAGTCTTGACCTCTGACCtgggttttgtttatttatgttttttttagatcttTGTGAACCTGCACAAACCTGCAGAGTGTCTAGATACCCTTTAAAAGGAGACACCTAGTGTTTTTACATCGATGAAATGAGGCTATATTATGTTTAAATGTTCTCTCATATGATACGCTTCTTTCATTACTGCACAGCTCGCCTGCAGGTCATCCAGTTGTCCTGCAGCAGGGTCAGGTTCATGCTGCTTGTCAGATGGACATGATCTTACACCTGTGACCAGTGATCCCTTCTCAGACCAAAACCTTTGACTTTTTAAGgtacatattttattaatcactCAAGAACCTCAATCAGTCTATGCAATGTAAAACAGAGTGAGGAGCTCTGAAATCGAAGCATCtaaagaaaatgtctcttttaaGAGTATCCACACACATGCTTTTCCTGCAGTGTCATGACAACATGggcaagattaaaaaaaaacatccagaagCAAATTCCGTCCATAAACTGACAGAGATCCCAATCAGTGACATACAGCTGGGGAGGGCGTCAAAGAAGATGTTATAGCAGTCAACTGAAATGTTCTAGCTGTTCCAGTGAGGAGAGATAAACTGAAAGAACTGGAAGTAAATGTATTaactcaaaataaattaatttaaactatttGTTTCTGAATCAGATGAGCAGATTTGGGATGCTGGTGGATCCTTCAGATAAGACTTCTCTGGaatcaggaggaggtggagatgaGGAGAAATGACCAGATGAGAGTTTTAAAGAGCAGCAATCAGGGTGACTGACTCATTACCATGTGGGTAAATAGAAGTGCTGACATAGTAgaaatgaagacacaaagctTATGCTGCACATCCATTCCTAGCAGCAGTTCTGTATCTGGTCTTTTACACAGATGTGAACACGTGATAACTGCTTTAAACagctggatgattaaaatgaaaattctcCTGGTtatgaaacattttgtttgtacACTGAGGTTCTGTGAGGTTCAGGATACTGTGTACTGAGCTGTTAGCGCCCTCCAATGTTCATTTAATGGTATGTCAAGATGCAACACAGGTTACCATACATCATACAGGACAATTACTTGGAAAATATCTAAAACGTTTAAtgagaaatgcaaataaatacagagaggtaaaatatttagaaataatatAAGTCCTATGCCAAcctaaaaacagcacaaaagtGTGCTTAAGGAAAGTTTCCTTTAAATTAAAGTTGGAAAAAAGAAGAGTGGAAGGGTTGTCTGGTCAAATTTGTGAGGATCTGCTCTTCATTGTTGTCAAGAAGAGGATGAATGTGTTCAACTGTAGTCCAGAAGCATCATGTGTGAGATGCTTGGAGATATTAAGGTCTGCATAGACTGGTGTCAACCTGACCTGCAGACTGGACTAGTGCAGCAGCAGTGATGATGtgtagaagaagaaaggagattattgtacctacctacctacctacccacTCCAGTTACTTATTCtgcttcctccacctcctccctcctttaatacattttaccatttttagcACAACCAATTCTAACAGGaattctgttcaacttgtatatgctccttttaggtcaaatattacagaactttagttttaattatcagTTATGCAGACAATACACAACTTTGTGTCTCTGTGACCaaactgcagcccaatagacttattgtgtcagagtCTGAAgcaataaacacctggatgagggagaaatttctacaattaaatgaagacaaaactgagattattctgttggtagcaaagagaagagggtcagcattggtaaacacctggagactcgggctcttaaaatcaccgaccacgttggtaacctgggagtgttgatagactcagacctgactttcagcagccacatcaaagcttcaccaAGAAGCTTTGTACCAgctcaaaaacatcaacagaattaaaagtctagtctcccagaaagaacaggagaaactcatccatgcattcatctccagtaggctggattactggtcttttaacaggacttcctactGTCACAAATATATCAGAAACCTTAGGATTGGAATAACAAGATTACAGGGAAATGTTTCAGAGTTAAAAACTCTGGTCTTAGGCAGTCGGCTTGTCTGTGAATGCAGGAGAACAGGGGGGAGAACTTTGAATACTCAGGAGTTAAGGTTTTTAAGTAAGATCACAATGTACCGGCAGGAGGGATGGAACCCAGGCGAGGGTGCTGAGAGAGAGAGCTGTTTAGTGGAACCTCTGCCTGGAAGCTGAAAAAGAGACTGCTGAGCCAGAGGTTAGAGTTAAAGTGACTGAGGGATCTTAATGCTGGGTTTCCCTGTCTGGGATGAGCACTTCATAAAGTCCAGTTAGTCCTCCTAGAGATCCAAAGAGGAGTGAGTAATGTCCATAATCCAAAATCTAAtcatagaaaatagaaaaaaaatccacacagacaaaaacagaattacCAGGCTGGGGCAAAACTCTGGGAGAAAACAGGTCCACAGGCAGGAGAGAAGGCAAGAAACGTTCAGGAGTTAACACAGACCACCTGGCAGGGAGCAGGAAGACTCCTGCTTAAATAGGGAGCAACACAGATGGAAAGCATCAGCAATTAGAGCAAACCAATCAGAATCAGAGGTAAGATGCTTTCAGAGGTGGCTGGGAAATTCCAACTCCCGCCTGACACTGTGACACCTAACAAGAgaattaaacatctgcagctcatcaagATGCTGCtactagagttttaaccaggactaagagatctgaacacagaatagattttaaaacccatCTGATCGTTTataaatcccagaacggtttaggcccagaatacatctgtgttatgttcagagaatataaacctagcagagctcttagatccaaagaggaacaaactgccagtggagatttaactttcaccaaatgtagacatttttaaatccaatttaaaaacttgtttttctcatgcgcctatgcatgaaatctgaaggtaactttttaatttatcttgcttttaattattttaatgtaatttattattttattgtgctttttgttgctgccttttactacttctgaatggtttctttgcaccatctataatgcttttaatgatttatgtaaagcactttgaattatcctgtatatgaaatgtgttgtacaaataaacttgccatgCCTAGATTTATTGGAAAGGACAGTCATCAGCTTCCTAGGAGGTGGCTGGGACTTCCTGGGAGTTTCAGCAGCATCGCCCTCTGTGGACAGATCACCAAGCTTCAGCTGCCCCTGAAGTCACTTGAGGAGGAGTTTAAGGTGACAAGAGCAAGGACTGGCAGTTGCCAGGAGTCCTGGTGGGTTGTAGACCAGCTGAAGTTCCCCCAGCACATCGTTACAACCACCCTAAGGCTAAACATTCCCCTGGTTTCAGAGGAGACAAAAGTATCGTCCTGAAGAAGCGACAGTGCCGTGGGAGAACCGTGTGGGCGAGGCTCATGAGAAAAAGAGGATTAAATACGAAGAGCTGGTCATCGATTGCTGCAAGCAGGGCTGGATGGCAAAGTGCATGGCTATTGAGGTTGGATGCAGAGCAATCACTCCACAAAACCTTGAGTGCCCTGGGAATCATTTGAGTGGAGAGGAGAAGAGACATTAAGAACATCATGGAGGAAGCAGAGAAAGCCTCAAGATGGCTTTGGATTAGGCGAGGAGATCCATGGGGGGAAGCGAATGCCACCTGAACACAAGCCAGGTCTGATCAACCACGGCTGTGTCACCTGGCTGAAAGACCCAAAACACCCGAGGACCCCAGGTcacatcactgatgatgtgtTCAGGAGCATCCAAGAGATGTATTCTAACAAAAAACAGTCATGCTGTGGTGCACGCTGTCACCTGTCAGAAGGTTGTTGGTTTGAATCTTATCTGTAGAATTTGCAcatgtgtgttttcctcttGCTGTGCTCTGGTTTCTGCCCATAGGCTGTTTGGTTATTCTATGTAAAAATGCCATCAGAGTGTATGTAGATGGtcatctgtatgtgtgtgtgtttctcctgggatggactggtgaccagtACAGACTGGATCCCACCTCAGCCAGTTGTGACGAGCTTCAGCCTCCACAATACTGCACATATTTACTTCATTTTCCTTCACCCTCTTATTCATACAGtctgaattttattttgttcttttgaaGACATCATATAAATTTTCTGTAGAAAACAGCagcacagttttatttatgagCAATTAGTTCATAAAACAAACCTGCCATATAAAccaaacttatttttattttgtgcaggGATCGTCAGATTTCTTGTAACACTGAATCAATTCTTTCTATTTATCTGTCCAAATATAtaagtaaacagaagaaaaaactaaattagacaATGCTATTGTTTTCTAATAGGACTATATGAATTGCCATGTGAACTGTTTAGGCTTTAGGTGTGATGAATTGTTTGCTTGGAGCTGCGATGCCATTTTCAGtgacaacaaaaaagacaatattTGAACAGATGATTATTTTCCAGActttttgttggttttcttaCATCCTTTATTCTCTAGAACAGTGTTCAGCATTTCTGTGGGAGAAACCATTTTAATGAAGTATTAGCAAATTGCAGAACATTTCACTGTATTAAAGAGAGAAAGTCTCCCTGTACTGTGGAGATATGCCTCAGACATAATATAGAGACTGTAATATAGTAACATTAGttgtttagtaaaaaaaatctatacatATTAATTTGAGTTATTGGGATGTTAAATATTAGAAAACACTGAGTGAAGACATGTTAACTAAAATAGTAAATATTACATTCTAACTCTCAGATATTCCCTTTTACACACCACACAACAGAGATAACACTGGTTGTAATtaatgacaaaacaaataaatgaaaatgaaacaagacTTGAACATTCAACTGTTTATGAAgctaaacagaaacaaagaagaagaaatgagcTGAAGCTGAATTTATGTTTCAAAGTCAGACCGACACAGAGCCTTCAGTGTAgcctgatgtgatctaacaacACAACAGCTGCGATTGGTCAGCGTCAGGGTTAGGAATTTCCCTGAGGATGAAGAATATTAAATAACCAGCGGCTCTCATTTTCAAAAATTCTGCCAGTTTTCTGGTTTTGGTGTTTCTTCTAAATTCTAGGAGAATTAGCCTCTCACCTGATAGCACCTGGgattaatttcatttttttgtcccAAACAGTACCGGTTGTCCAGTTTTATGGGGTGGAGGGTTTATGACACCTGATCCAATGTTAAGGGACAAATTCAACTAATTTctacacacacaacacagataCACTCAGCACACACTCATGGCAAGTGTGTAAGCCAATAGCTAGCTTTAACTAATAGTTTTATATAGTAGCTTCTCCTAGCAACTTTCCTGCtagaagaagataaaaaatatattcaggTTGAACTGGGAGGTCTAAATTTCCATGATACTTGAAGGAAATAATAACTGGAATGTCCCCTCAAGTCAGTAGTAGTTTgtctctatgttggccctgttAAAGACT
This region of Melanotaenia boesemani isolate fMelBoe1 chromosome 13, fMelBoe1.pri, whole genome shotgun sequence genomic DNA includes:
- the mthfr gene encoding methylenetetrahydrofolate reductase translates to MVNQVQRVDGSWQSCKSDSSGASNSGESSKESSRCSTPVLDADRTDRLRDKMRRRMESGDQWFSLEFFPPRTASGAVNLISRFDRMGSGGPLFIDITWHPAGDPGSDKETSSMMIASTAVNYCGLESILHLTCCNQTKDKITGYLAKAKHLGLKNIMALRGDPVGADWEEEEGGFNYAVDLVKHIRSEFDEYFDICVAGYPTGHPEAESYEDDVRHLKEKVDAGADFVITQLFFRADTFLKFLDDCRAVGITCPILPGIFPIQGYQSLRQLVKLSKLEIPEEITKVIEPIKDNDAAIRNYGIHQAVEMCRVLLDSGKVPGLHFYTLNREVATMEVLRQLGLWIEDPRRPLPWATSANPKRKVEDVRPIFWASRPKSYIYRTQDWDEFPNGRWGNSSSPAFGELNDYYLFYLKSKSSKDALLQMWGEELMNEQSVYEVFTCYITSQPNRTGHKVMCLPWNDEPLAPETNLMKDELEKVNRRGVLTINSQPSINGKPSTDPVVGWGPPGGYVFQKAYLEFFTSSENVTALLKVIKKYEPRVNYHIVNVHGRNMTNAHEMQPNAVTWGIFPGREIVQPTVVDPVSFMYWKDEAFALWIEQWAKLYEDESPSRMIIKYIHDNYFLVNLVDNDFPLENCLWQVIDDMFELLDAPLDPLSDVAASE